Proteins found in one Ptychodera flava strain L36383 chromosome 3, AS_Pfla_20210202, whole genome shotgun sequence genomic segment:
- the LOC139129244 gene encoding uncharacterized protein, producing MSNTEREDFDIGEWCKSKGLSNETIGKLVENEVTTKGTLESLTETDIIDLKLIIGQRALFRRAQKKMTSAEVRLEVPKEGSEEMKSHLNNLCHSPPSMHHDEASKMANTDRPTPAGVSKSETDPLPVSVEEDTKTENVQKKTQSDCEEDMDEGVSNPHEG from the exons ATGTCAAATACAGAACGTGAAGATTTCGATATCGGGGAGTGGTGTAAATCAAAGGGCCTGTCCAACGAAACAATTGGTAAATTGGTGGAAAATGAAGTGACGACCAAGGGGACATTGGAAAGTCTCACCGAAACTGACATCATTGATTTGAAGCTGATAATTGGCCAGAGAGCCCTTTTCCGCAGGGCTCAGAAGAAAATGACATCCGCAGAGGTCAGATTAGAAGTACCTAAAGAAGGAAGCGAAGAGATGAAATCACATCTAAATAACCTGTGCCATTCGCCACCGAGTATGCACCACGATGAGGCATCGAAGATGGCTAACACAGACCGACCCACCCCTGCAG GTGTCAGCAAGTCAGAAACAGACCCACTCCCTGTTAGTGTTGAAGAGGATACAAAAACAGAGAAC GTTCAAAAGAAGACACAATCTGATTGTGAAGAAGATATGGACGAGGGTGTTTCCAATCCACATGAAGGTTAG